In one window of Candidatus Omnitrophota bacterium DNA:
- the nrfA gene encoding ammonia-forming cytochrome c nitrite reductase: MKTIVDLIRKRPIVGWGIFLATAMVVYVFGLFATSIIERRAESRMARQVLHPIDELEVRSEEWAKNYPRQYDRYKMTAQGEFASREGGSVMIDMLERDPRMVVLWAGYAFSRDYSQGRGHAHTIEDIRNTLRTGAPQPATCWSCKSPDVVRMMAKTGPAEFYKGKWIEKGHEVTHAIGCLDCHDPKTMSLRISRPALLEALERQGKKTADLTHQEMRTMVCAQCHVEYYFKGDGKYLTFPWDKGMEAENIEDYYDAAGFSDWTHALSKTPMLKAQHPDYEIWTKGIHAQRGVSCVDCHMPYRREGGVKFTDHWIQSPLNNISNSCQVCHREDEETLRQNVFERQDKVRELRIMAEDALVKAHVEAKAAWDAGATEAEMKPILQLIRHAQWRWDYAAASHGAAFHAPLEVSRILGTSIEKSQEARLQLARVLLQRGVKDPVPVPDISTKAKAQAYIGLDMNTFIAEKRQFLETVIPQWDKGVQPKPEQGK; encoded by the coding sequence ATGAAAACCATCGTTGATCTCATCCGCAAGCGGCCGATCGTGGGCTGGGGGATCTTCCTGGCCACCGCCATGGTCGTGTACGTTTTCGGACTTTTTGCCACATCGATCATCGAGCGCCGGGCCGAGTCGCGCATGGCCCGCCAGGTGCTTCATCCGATCGATGAGCTTGAGGTGCGCAGCGAGGAATGGGCGAAAAACTATCCACGCCAGTATGACCGTTACAAAATGACGGCCCAGGGGGAATTCGCCAGCCGCGAGGGCGGGAGCGTCATGATCGACATGCTGGAGCGCGATCCCCGGATGGTGGTGCTGTGGGCGGGTTACGCGTTTTCACGCGATTACAGCCAGGGCCGCGGCCACGCGCACACGATCGAGGATATCCGCAACACCCTGCGCACGGGCGCTCCGCAGCCGGCCACCTGCTGGTCCTGCAAAAGCCCGGATGTCGTCCGGATGATGGCCAAGACCGGCCCGGCGGAATTCTATAAAGGGAAGTGGATCGAAAAAGGGCACGAGGTCACGCACGCCATCGGCTGCCTGGACTGCCATGACCCCAAAACGATGAGCCTTCGGATCTCCCGCCCGGCGCTGTTGGAGGCGCTGGAACGTCAGGGTAAAAAGACCGCGGACCTCACGCACCAGGAAATGCGCACCATGGTCTGCGCCCAATGCCATGTGGAATATTATTTCAAGGGCGACGGAAAATATTTGACGTTCCCCTGGGACAAAGGGATGGAGGCGGAGAACATCGAGGATTATTATGACGCGGCGGGATTCTCGGACTGGACCCATGCGTTGAGCAAGACCCCGATGCTCAAGGCCCAGCATCCGGACTATGAAATTTGGACCAAGGGCATCCATGCCCAGCGTGGGGTATCCTGCGTGGACTGCCACATGCCTTACCGCCGGGAAGGCGGGGTGAAGTTCACGGACCATTGGATCCAGAGCCCCTTGAACAACATTTCGAACTCCTGCCAGGTCTGTCACCGGGAGGACGAGGAGACGTTGCGGCAGAACGTCTTTGAGCGGCAGGACAAGGTCCGCGAACTGCGGATCATGGCTGAGGACGCGCTGGTGAAGGCGCACGTCGAGGCCAAGGCCGCCTGGGACGCCGGCGCGACCGAAGCGGAAATGAAACCGATCCTGCAATTGATCCGCCACGCCCAGTGGAGATGGGACTACGCGGCGGCCAGCCATGGTGCAGCCTTCCATGCACCACTGGAAGTGTCGCGCATCCTGGGCACGTCCATTGAAAAATCCCAGGAAGCCCGTCTGCAATTGGCGCGCGTGCTGCTGCAGCGCGGGGTCAAGGACCCGGTGCCCGTGCCGGACATTTCAACCAAAGCCAAAGCCCAGGCTTACATCGGCCTGGACATGAACACATTCATCGCGGAAAAACGGCAGTTCCTGGAGACCGTGATCCCGCAGTGGGACAAAGGGGTCCAGCCCAAGCCGGAGCAGGGGAAGTAA